The genomic stretch CGTTGCGGAGGTACGCGTTGTACAGCAGCGACTGTCGGCTGCGGCTGCGGCGTGCTTCGTTCGGGCTGAGTCGGTAGCCGAACCGTGCCCAGAAGTCACGGACCAACGACAACCACTGCTGCGCAATCCGCTCCGAGTTGACGTACTGCATCTGTCCGCGGAGGTCGCCGTACGACGACTCCCCGATCGGGTACCAGGCCATTCCGGCCCTCCTTCAACGACGAAGAGCCGCCCCAGTAGGGACGGCTCGAGAGAGTGAGTGGGTCAGATGTGGATCGCTTCGACGACGAGCGTCTGACCGGCCAGCAGCGTCACGCCGGACGTCACCTGCACCGTGCAGCCCGTCGCCGTGCGTGCTGATGGCAGGCAGGACGCGGACACGCCAGTCAGCGGGATGCCAGCCGACGAGTACACCGATGCGGTCACCAGGTAGTCGGCATCCACGAACGTTGCATCCCAGACGATCGGGTACGCCTTCGTGCCGCCCAGCGCGAGAGCGGTCATGTTCGTGACCGTCTTCACCTGATGTGACTGGTTGCTGATCCGCTTCAACGTGGACGCTCGAGACTGCACGTACGCCGACCACAAGCCGACGATCAGCATGTCCGTGCGAACACCCTGGATGGATCCGTCGATCGGGCTGTAGATCACGAACTCACGCAGACCGGCCGCGTCGAGGTCGTCCGCGATCGGACCCATCCCGACCGACGATGGGTTGTCCTTGTACGCCCAGTTCTTCAGCGTGATGTTGAGGAACTTCGTCATGTCGACGGCGTAGTCCGACCCGATGTTCTTCTTCGCACGAGTTGACGCGGCGATGCCGAAGTTTCCGTCAGCGTCCACGTACATCTGCACTGGCACGTTCGTGAGGATGTTCTGCCGCACCCCCGGCGACTGCACGCTGTCAGTGAAGGTCCCCGACCGTCCAGTGATACCTAGCACAGCACGAACGAACAGGCCACTCACTCCGGCGTACGCAGCAACGTACGCCCCAGTGACGTTTCCGCCAGCTGACACATCCCCCGTCGCGAACAGGCCACCGACGTTCAACCGAAGCCGGACCGCCTTCTCCAAGTTGCGGATACGCCGCTGCACGTCCCGGATCGGGCCGAGAATGCCAGTCCCGCTCTTCGTTGGGTCACCCACACGGGCCTCCTAGTTCGTCAACGCGTACAACTCGCCAGTTGTCACCGACACCCACCGGCCGTCCTGGTCACCCGACAGGTTCGTGATCCGCCGCCGGTACACGCCATCAGCAACGAACAAGTCGCCGCGCAGCTTCACCAGGCAGTAGTCACCCTTGTTGAACTCGCCGATACGTGGCGACTGATCAGCCTGCACTTGGAAGTCCCAGAACTCGACCGGCTTCGACCCCGTACGGGCGCTTTCCCGCACGTAGCCGTCCAACTGGTACTGCTCGTCCACGTTGCGGGATGCGTCCACGAGCTCGAGTAGCGGAAACCCTTGCGTGAGCAGGTTCGTGTTCGTGTACGTGGAGAACATGGTCGCGTCGGATGCGGATCCGCCCTGACCCCATGCACGGCCCTGCAGCTTCGACCCGTCGACCTTCACGTTGAGGCCGCGGATCGTCGTCTGACCGACCCCGTAATCCCACACATGCGTCGACAGGCCGGACAGTTGCGGCTGCGATGGGGTGCCGACCCGCATCACCCACTCAACGAACCGAGGGTCGGTCTTAAATCGCGGCAGGAAGTCGATCTCGGGTCCGCCATCCACTGACGTCAGATCGCCGAGTGCATCACCGACGAGCGCCAAGTCAGCGCCCTGGTACTCGCGCGTTTCTGTACCCGACACTTCAGCTGGCAACACGACGGGGACGTTGCCGTTCGTGTGCTGCTGAGCCTGTGCCACGAGTCGCCGAGCGACCGTCGTCAGCGACACGTTCTCGTAGTACGTCTCCACATCGAACGGCGTCTGCCCGGCCGCCAGGACCGGGATCAGCACGCGGTGGTCGAAGTAGGACCACATGCCCGACGCGTTCAACGTCAGCGTGCCTACATCCTTCGAGTAGTCCTGCACCCACACCGGACCCGCGTTCAGGATCACACCGTTCTCAGCGACACCGAGGAACGACTTCCCCACCGTCGCCACGTTCCGCAGGTTCAGGCGACGGATGTCCGGATCGGTGAGAGGCACCGTGATGCTGATACTGCCGGCACTGTTGATCCCCACATCCCAAGAGCCCTTGCTGACCTGTAGATGCGTGGAGATGCGGCCGGTCAGCAGGTCGCCGATGAACCAATCAGTCATCGGAACCCCGTCAAGTCAGCGCGACGAGCTTGACGCTCAGCCGCATGGCGTAAGCCAACGTGGAACCGCTGTTCTGCCAGCCTCGAAGGTTCACCACGTCGCCTGCATTGCACTGGATGAGCCCGGACAATGTGGCGTCACCCGATGCTCCGGCCGTTGAACCGACTGCGCGCCGATCTGTGACCCGGACAGGGCTGACGGAGGTGAGGTTCGTCGTGATTTCCACAAAGCGTTCACCTGTGGTGTTAGCGCCCCAGTTTATAGCAGCACCCACGTCGTACCAGCCTGCATAGGTGCACGTGAATGAGGCCCCGCTACCACTGACGACAAGCAGGCCCGAGTCCGACGTGAACGAAGTGCCAGCGGTGGCCGGGAAAGTGGAATTGCTCGTGCCGGATGCAAGAGAACCGGAGCCGGTGAGTACGCCGAAGGTTTGCGCGTCATCCCGCACCCAGATGCCGTTCCGCATCCAGTACAAACCGCCACTCTTGATGTACCCCTGCGTACCGTCGATCACATTAGCGGCGTCGGAACGCATTTCGGCGACAGATCGGTACCGAATCGGACTGCCAAACAGGGCAGTCCCAAGAATCGTGTTCGACACGACCACGCCGGAAGCGTTCGTCGCGGTCACGCCAGCCGGGACTAGGACAGTTCCGATGACAAGCGCACCAGACGGAGCGTCCGGCACAACCGGTGACGCTGCAGCCGTACCAGTCACAACGCCGAACACGGGTGAGCTGTTCGCATCACCCTTCTCCGTGTCGTTGTGCTTCACGTACACCGTGTCGTAGCGCGAATTCGCGGAAGGTGCAGTCGCGAGCGCTACAGTCGCCGCGCCAACGTTCGTGATGATCACCACGCCGTCGTTGTTGGCACGCGACAGAACGAACACTGATTGCTCGAAGATGCTGACGCTCATGGTCGCCGTCGCCACCATCGGGTTCACCGCCCCGTAGAGCAGACCCGTGCGCGGTGCATCGTTCAGGTTCTTGACGATGAGGCCTTGTTCGAAGAGCCGCGCATCGAGAGCGGTAGTTCCAGCAGTGGTCACAAACCCGTTGGTCAACGCCATGCGCGTCTCCTATCCAAGATCAAACGAAAGCGGGAGCCGTCGAAACCGTTAGCGTCGGGCTCCCAGAGACAGCACCAATAGGCAGGAACTGGACCTCGCCAGCACGTTTCGGCGGGACCGTCCACCAGTCCGACGCCGTCAAGAAACCAGTCACATCGGAACCGGATATCGTCACCCGGCCCGTACGCGGGTTCAACCGCACCGTCTCCGACGCAGCAACCGGACGCTCGAACCGGACACGCTGACCAGTCGGCACCCACACCAGCTCAAACCCGCCGGCAAGACCGCCAGTGACGTCAAGCATCGACACGGTCTCCGCCGTGCCAGGGTTCGCCGCAGCAGCACGCCCCGTCGAACCAGGCGTACCCCAGTCGAAGAACTTCCCAGTCGGCTGCACTGCCTGCGGCTGGTACGTGCCATCACCGTTGCCTGTCAGGCCAGTCGTCAGGTAAAACCCTGGGTTGTTCGGGTCGCGCACGTAGTACGTCGCCGGGTACAAACCCTGCGACGGTGCAGTACCCGACACCACACCCAGCGGCCACACCAGACCGGACGACGGCACAGCAACACCAGTCGACGCGAGCACCCGTGTTCCGTAACGGAACGGGTCCGCGGAGATCACATCGAACGAGAACTTGAAATACGGCTGGTACAGGCCGTCATCCATCTTCGGCGACGTCGACACGCCAACGTTCACCCACCGGGTGTCGATCGGGTCGGTGACGGTGAACACCGCCTCCTGCCCGTCCGCCATCAGCCCCGCCAACGTGTCCCGAGCCGCGTACGCCTCAGCCAACGTGTCGCCCGACCAGGAACCCTCCACCGAAACCACACGAGGGTCCCGGTAGATGGTCCCCGGCCGGAACGACCCGTTAGCCTGCGGCCGGGCGTCCGCCTCATACCGTGTCGGAGCAGCGTCATACCATCCGACAAGCTTCGCCAACGCGAAACCCTTCACCGCCTGATCGTCGAACGTCACCCCACTGAACGTGACCGTCGTCATGACACCATCCCTGCGAGCTCGCGAGCGGCCTCCCGCCCAAGGACGGTCAGCATCGTGTTCGGGTCAACGTGCTGCATCGGCTTCACGTCCAACATCTGCGTGAACTGCGGGGCAGCAGCAGGCTGCGCGGCCGGCCGGTACGACTCCATGTAGCGGACAGAGCCGCCACGGTTCATCGCATCCAACGCAGCCCGGTTCCGTGCAGTCGCAGCAGCGTTCATCACGAACTCACGCCCGTGCACCACACCAGCGACCTCGTCAGTGCCGAAATCACCCGTGTATCCACCAGACGCATACCCGGGCACCCGCAGGTACTTGCCGAGCATCTTCTGCAACGCCTTCGACTGCCGGTCAATGGACTTCGCGATCGTCGCCGCGTTCTTGTTCGCCGCCGACAACGACTTCTCAGCCGTGTCGATCAGCTTGCCGAAGTTCGCGTCCGCAACCTGGTTGCCGATCTTCGTCGAAGTGGACTGCACCGCCTGGTACTGCTTGTTCACAGCAGCCAGGCCGGCCTTGTTCATCGACGCGAGACTGCGCGCCAACGGCAGCCCCTGATCCACACCAAGCGACGCGATCTCGTTCAGCAGAGCAGGAGCAAGCCCCTTTTTCTGCAACGAAGCCAGCAGCGCCTGGAACTGCTTCAGCTTCCCCGCACGCTGCGTCAACCCACGCAGCAGCGACGAACCAGACCGGTAGTCGCCGTACGAAACGTCCGACAGTTTGCCCTTCACCGCCGACGCCATCGACGTTGACGAATCACGCAACCCATCCAGACGGTCCGACGCCTTCTTCACCGCGTCAGCAGCCTTCGTCGACTGCTTCTCGAGACCGATGAACGCACGCTCGTTCTTGTCCGCAGCACGCAGGAACGACCGCCGCTGAGCAGCCGAATACTTCGACGAGTCCTGCCCCATCTGGAACAGGCTCTGCGTACCCGACTGCACATCGAACTCACCGTTACGGACCGACGTGCGGAACGACAAACGGTCGCCGAGATCCGCACCAGTCGGAGCCGCCTTCGCACGAGCCAACGCAGCATCAGCACGCTGCGTGGCAGCCTTCGCCGCACGCGTCTCCGCCTGCGCCTGCAACAGCCGCTGACGGTTCGCAGCCGTCTTCGACTTGTTGAACTCGCTCTGAGCCCGACGCTGCGCAACCTGCGCCGCCTTGAACCGGTTCTTCGCCCGCTTCGCATCCGTCGTCTGGTTAGAGATGAAACCACCCGAAGCGAACATGCCCGCGTTGAGACGGTCGAACGTGTGCCGGCCGTACTTCTGCACCGACGCCGCACGGATCACATACTCACCGTTTGACAGGTACGCCGGAATCGAATCCGACGTCGCAGTCCCCGCGCCGTACACAGGACCACCAGCCGCCTTGTACGCAGCACCAGCAGCACCACGAGACGCGCCCGCCTTCACGGACTCTTCAACCTTCCGGTTGACGGTGGTGATCGTCAGGGTCTTCGACTGCAGTGACTGCAGGGTGCGCAGCACCGCGTAGAGATTCGCCTGAGCAGCAGCCACCTCAGCACGCACCTCAGTGCGCTTCGACGGCGGCACCGAAGCCAGCTTCTGCTTCGTCGCTTCCAGCTTCTGCAGCGCATCCTGAACCTCGCCCTGCACCTTCAGAATGCGCTTCTTCGTCGCAAGCTCAGCAGCACGCTCAACAGCCTTCGCCGAGTCAACAACCCCCGACGCGCCTTCCTGACTGAACAGGGTCTTCACGTTCGCCGGCACTAGCTTCAACTGGTCAGCCATCTTCGCCGCTTCCTCACCGGAAACACCGAACGCCTGAGCGGCCTGAATGTACGCATCCCGAGTGGTCTGCATCTTCGCCGCAGCATCCGCCTGCGTGCCGCCGTTCTCCGCGATGGCAGCCGTGGCCGCGATACCGTCCTGGGCGATCTGACGGAGAGCAGCAGCGTTCGCGCGACCCTTGTCGGAGTTCAGGTCCAGCGTGCGACCGTTCTCCTTCAGCGAGCCAGTTGCGTCGTCGATAGCAGCCTGGAAGTCAGACTCCGTCTGCTCCACCGAAAGCTGCGTCGAACCGAAACTACGGATCGCGTCAGCCAGATCGCTGATGCTCTGGTTCGCCTCAGAAGCCGCACCCGTCAGATCAGCAAGCTGTTCCTTCTGCTGCTGCGTGGACGTCGCGGCGAGCACGGTAGCCAGCTGCCCCTTACCCTGCGCCAGATTCAGCAGTTCCTGACCGTCAACTGTCTTCCCCTGCGCCGCAGCAAGCGCCTGTAGCTCATCCTTGTACGGCTTCATCTTGTTGAGCAGGTCCCGGGCGGTGTCGCTACCGCCGCCCATCTGCTTCAGCAGCTGGTTGAATCCCTTCGCCGCGGACGTGACATCCGTCGAAGCAGTACCAGCAAGGGTTTCGCCCATCTGCTTGAACTGCGCCTCGAACCGGGTCGCAGTGTCAGACACATGCGTCATCCCGAACGTCAGACCGTCGAAGAACTTGCCAAACCCAACCGAGCGTTCGTTGCCTGCACCCGAGATAGCATCAAGGGCTTTCTTCGCGGACGTCGCCTTGTCGTTGATGATGTCGAAAGCGCCACCGCCACCAGTAAATTGCTGGTTGAGAGCCTTGCCGTTGTTCGCCGTCATAGCAGCGTTCAGACGGTTGATCTCACCCTCAGTGAGCGATGCTTCCTTGCCGATACCCGAGAAGCCGGAGATGACCGCAGCGATACCGACAGCAATGCCGGCACCCTTACCGAAGCCCTTCGCGACACGGCCAACCGTGAGGTTCATCTGCTGCATCGCCGCTCGAGCAGCCTGCACCTTCGGGACCATCGTCAGGAACCCGCCACCAGCCAGAGCGGTAGCGGCAACAACGGCGGTCAGGCCAAGCGTCAGGCCCTGCACGGCACCGGGAGCGTTGGAGTACGCCGACACGAGACCCGTGACGGACTGCACCATTTCGCGCAGCACACTGTTCGACGCCGAACCGGTCTTGATCAGACCCGACTCGAACGCCGCACCAAGCTTCTTGACGTCACCGTTCAGGTTGTCCGTCTTGCCCGCAGCCTGCTGAGCAGCGAACCCAGCCTCGTTGACCGAGTTCACCCACTCACGGTTACCCTTCGCACCATCCTTGTACAGGATGTTCGCGGCACGGATCGCGTCGGAGCCGAATATGATGCCCAACGCCGAGTCGCGAGACGCTGAGTCGACACCCTTGAATCCGGCGGCAAGCTGACCTGCGAGACCGGTGATGCCGACGAAGTTGCCCTGCGCGTCGTACGCCTCAATGTTATACTGCTTCATCGCCGCAGCGGCCTGCTTTGACGGAGTAGCCAACTGCAGCAGCATCGACTTGAAGCTCGTACCAGCGTCAGAGCCGAGCAGACCGTTCGACGCGAACTCGGCCAGCGTTCCGACAGTCTCATCGATCGACAGGCCGAACTGGTTCGCGACCAGACCGGACTGCTGCAGAGCCTGCCCCAGTTCCTCCACACCACCGAGCGACTTGTCCGCCGCAGCAGCAAGCAGGTCAGCAACGTGCGGCACATCCTTACCGGACAGACCGAACTGTGTCAGAGCAGCAGACGCGATCTCCGTAGCCCGAGCCACATCAATCTGACCAGCCGCGGCAAGGTTCAGCGCACCCTTCAGCCCGCCGCCCAGGATGTCCTTCACGGACACACCAGCCTTGACGAGCTCCGTTTCCGCCTGCGCCACCTCAGTGGCCGAGAACCCGATGCTCTGACCCATCGTCAGCGCAGCGTTCCGCAGCAGGTCCATGTCGCCCGCCGTAGCGTGCGACAGGGACTGCACCTGCGACATCTGCGCATCGAAGTCAGCGAACGACTTCACCGCAAGAGCGACACCAGCAGCAGCCGCAGCACCGATACCAAGCAGGCCGTTACCGACCTTCTCGAACGCTGCACCCTGCGCCTGCAGGTTCTGCGCTTCAGAGTTCGCCTGCTGCGTCGCCTGCTGAATCTGGTTCATCCCCTGCAGGTACTGCTGCACCTGCGCTCGGATGGTGACGGAAACAACATGATCGGCCAAAACGCGGCTCCCGTCTTCCAGTGTTTACATATCAGCTACTGCCGTGTGACTTTCTCCACCGGCCACATGAACCCATGCGGGTTCGCGTTCTCGCCAGCAGCCTTCCGCCACAAATCCTCGGCGTCCTTCGTGGCTTTCTCCGCGAAGTCAACAATCGGGAGACGCACGAAAGCGCCCTCCGGTGTCACCGTCAACTTGCCGGCCTCATACTTATGCGACCCACGCGGGTTCGACGGGTCCGCATCAGGAGACGTTGCCTCATCCATCGGCTGACCATGCGGGCCAAGCATCTGCTCAAACCCCGTCACACCAAGCACCAACGCCACCTGATCAGGCGTCCACTCCGGC from Curtobacterium sp. MCLR17_032 encodes the following:
- a CDS encoding phage tail family protein; the encoded protein is MTTVTFSGVTFDDQAVKGFALAKLVGWYDAAPTRYEADARPQANGSFRPGTIYRDPRVVSVEGSWSGDTLAEAYAARDTLAGLMADGQEAVFTVTDPIDTRWVNVGVSTSPKMDDGLYQPYFKFSFDVISADPFRYGTRVLASTGVAVPSSGLVWPLGVVSGTAPSQGLYPATYYVRDPNNPGFYLTTGLTGNGDGTYQPQAVQPTGKFFDWGTPGSTGRAAAANPGTAETVSMLDVTGGLAGGFELVWVPTGQRVRFERPVAASETVRLNPRTGRVTISGSDVTGFLTASDWWTVPPKRAGEVQFLPIGAVSGSPTLTVSTAPAFV
- a CDS encoding phage tail tape measure protein — translated: MQQYLQGMNQIQQATQQANSEAQNLQAQGAAFEKVGNGLLGIGAAAAAGVALAVKSFADFDAQMSQVQSLSHATAGDMDLLRNAALTMGQSIGFSATEVAQAETELVKAGVSVKDILGGGLKGALNLAAAGQIDVARATEIASAALTQFGLSGKDVPHVADLLAAAADKSLGGVEELGQALQQSGLVANQFGLSIDETVGTLAEFASNGLLGSDAGTSFKSMLLQLATPSKQAAAAMKQYNIEAYDAQGNFVGITGLAGQLAAGFKGVDSASRDSALGIIFGSDAIRAANILYKDGAKGNREWVNSVNEAGFAAQQAAGKTDNLNGDVKKLGAAFESGLIKTGSASNSVLREMVQSVTGLVSAYSNAPGAVQGLTLGLTAVVAATALAGGGFLTMVPKVQAARAAMQQMNLTVGRVAKGFGKGAGIAVGIAAVISGFSGIGKEASLTEGEINRLNAAMTANNGKALNQQFTGGGGAFDIINDKATSAKKALDAISGAGNERSVGFGKFFDGLTFGMTHVSDTATRFEAQFKQMGETLAGTASTDVTSAAKGFNQLLKQMGGGSDTARDLLNKMKPYKDELQALAAAQGKTVDGQELLNLAQGKGQLATVLAATSTQQQKEQLADLTGAASEANQSISDLADAIRSFGSTQLSVEQTESDFQAAIDDATGSLKENGRTLDLNSDKGRANAAALRQIAQDGIAATAAIAENGGTQADAAAKMQTTRDAYIQAAQAFGVSGEEAAKMADQLKLVPANVKTLFSQEGASGVVDSAKAVERAAELATKKRILKVQGEVQDALQKLEATKQKLASVPPSKRTEVRAEVAAAQANLYAVLRTLQSLQSKTLTITTVNRKVEESVKAGASRGAAGAAYKAAGGPVYGAGTATSDSIPAYLSNGEYVIRAASVQKYGRHTFDRLNAGMFASGGFISNQTTDAKRAKNRFKAAQVAQRRAQSEFNKSKTAANRQRLLQAQAETRAAKAATQRADAALARAKAAPTGADLGDRLSFRTSVRNGEFDVQSGTQSLFQMGQDSSKYSAAQRRSFLRAADKNERAFIGLEKQSTKAADAVKKASDRLDGLRDSSTSMASAVKGKLSDVSYGDYRSGSSLLRGLTQRAGKLKQFQALLASLQKKGLAPALLNEIASLGVDQGLPLARSLASMNKAGLAAVNKQYQAVQSTSTKIGNQVADANFGKLIDTAEKSLSAANKNAATIAKSIDRQSKALQKMLGKYLRVPGYASGGYTGDFGTDEVAGVVHGREFVMNAAATARNRAALDAMNRGGSVRYMESYRPAAQPAAAPQFTQMLDVKPMQHVDPNTMLTVLGREAARELAGMVS